The sequence CAGATAGACAAAAAAGCCTCTCGCATGATCAATACAGAAACTCAATTCTGGGTGGTTGAGCCCCATGTCGGCACAGATGGTATTAGCGGGTTGGAGACCATTTTGTCGGGGTCGTATATTGAATTGAAGCCGGGTAAATCGAGTGAATCTCAATTGAAGTTCGATGTGCTAGACACGCCTCCGGTCGCAGGGCCAGATACCAAAGGAATAAGAGTGGTGGTCTCACACAACAAGGCGAATCAACTCAATGTTGGCGAGCCGGTGTTACACCATGGTTTTGTTGTCGGTCGTGTTGAAAAAACGAGTTTTGATTATCAAAAGAAAGAGGGTAAATACCAACTGTTTATCTTCGCGCCTTACGATGGTTTGATCTTCGAAAAGACTCAGTTTTGGTTATCTTCAGGAATTGATGTGAGGTTTGGTGCCAATGGCTTAGACGTTAACTTCGCATCGATCGAAAGCATATTAACGGGTGGTGTGAGCTTTGATGTCGCGGAGAGCATTAAACCGGGGTTACAGATCAAAGAAAACTTGCACGAGTATACGCTTTACGACAACTACGATGCGGTACTACAAGGTAAATACACCACTTCGATTGACTACGTATTGTTGTTTGAAGAATCGGTTCGAGGTTTAAGAAAAGGTGCCCCAGTCGAATATCGTGGTGTCCGGATTGGTACGGTGGATACGGTGCCGTTACAGATTCGCATGGACAAAGATGGCAAGGTATCGAATCGAATTCCAATCTTAATTAAGCTAGAAATAGAGCGTGTTTCGGAAGTCTTTAGAGCCGTAAATGCTGAAAGCTTTGCTGAGCGGGTCAAACTTCAGATGGGAGAGGGCTTAAGGGCGACGTTGAAAACAGGTAACTTGCTCACGGGCGCGTTGTTTGTCGATATTAACTTCTATGAAGACGAAGACCCTTACGAGCCGAGAGAGTTTGATGGTTATCCTGTATTCCCCGTCGTGCCGGGTGGCTTCACTGAGATTCAAAAGCAGATCACCGATTTCCTAACCAAGATTAATGAGCTTCCGCTGGATGCGACTGTTGCTAACTTAAATGGCTCGCTTGCCTCTTTAGACACCACTTTGAAGAGTATGGATGAATTACTGGACAGCGAGGGCGCAAAAGCGTTGCCTCAAGATCTGAGCGAAACCATGAAGCAACTTGAAACGACATTAGAAAGCTACGACGATGATTCTGACGCCTACAAGCAATTGATCAGTGCATCTGAAGAGTTGGAGCATGTGCTTAAAGAGCTTCGCCCATTGATCAAGGTATTAAACGACAAACCAAATGCGTTGGTGTTTGGCAGCGATGTGGAAGAAGACCCGATTCCAGTTAAGGGAGTGGAATAATGAGAAAGCTATTGATATCACTGGTTATGTTGGTCGGACTCTTGGGATGTGCGACTCCCACTGATGGCACTAACGCCTATCTCTTGCCGAAAAGTACACTAGATAAACCAATCTTTAAGGTAAAAACTCGGGTAGAGCTACCTGATTACTTGGACACCATTGGCATCGCTTATCGCAAATCTGAAAATGAATTAGTTTCTGCACGCAAACATGTGTGGGCGGAAAATCTAGAAGGGTTACTCGAAGAGAGGGTCAACAGTTCTAATGCTACGGGCGCTGCAGATAAAGAGCTAACGATAACCTTTGAGCAGTTCAATGGATCTTATACAGGTAACGCAGAAGTGAAAGGAACTTGGGTGCTAAGCGAACAAGATGCAGAGCTTGCGCGTGCTGAGTTTGATTCTAAGGTGCCATTGAAAGAAGCAGGTTATGAAGCACTTGTTGAGGCGTTAGGTGAAGGGCTGGATGAGGCCCTGTCTGATATCCAGTCGCAGTTACCTTAAAGGTCATTTTTAGAGCTGTTTTCTATTTGGTAAATCTCGGTTTTCCTCGTTTGTTTGGTTGTTGATGGCTAAAGTAAATCCATCGAAAGAAAAAACGAATGATGAAATACAGAGGTGATGTATGAAAAAATTAATCGCACTAGGCCTAATGGCTCTTTCAATGAATACAGCGTTTGCGGCAGATGGTAATTACACAGGTACAATCGATATGAACCTGACAGCCCCGAACCAAACTAATGTAGAGCGTGTTGAATCAGAACCTGTATTACAAGGCCGCAACGAAGCATCTGCTGGTG is a genomic window of Vibrio sp. FE10 containing:
- the pqiB gene encoding intermembrane transport protein PqiB, which produces MDKQNVSDAEVSKKSEISPVWIVPIIAVLVGCWMLFQYFNNRGPEITLILPDASGIEAGKTAIKSKNVHVGTITDVALSENYEYIIAKAQIDKKASRMINTETQFWVVEPHVGTDGISGLETILSGSYIELKPGKSSESQLKFDVLDTPPVAGPDTKGIRVVVSHNKANQLNVGEPVLHHGFVVGRVEKTSFDYQKKEGKYQLFIFAPYDGLIFEKTQFWLSSGIDVRFGANGLDVNFASIESILTGGVSFDVAESIKPGLQIKENLHEYTLYDNYDAVLQGKYTTSIDYVLLFEESVRGLRKGAPVEYRGVRIGTVDTVPLQIRMDKDGKVSNRIPILIKLEIERVSEVFRAVNAESFAERVKLQMGEGLRATLKTGNLLTGALFVDINFYEDEDPYEPREFDGYPVFPVVPGGFTEIQKQITDFLTKINELPLDATVANLNGSLASLDTTLKSMDELLDSEGAKALPQDLSETMKQLETTLESYDDDSDAYKQLISASEELEHVLKELRPLIKVLNDKPNALVFGSDVEEDPIPVKGVE
- a CDS encoding PqiC family protein, encoding MRKLLISLVMLVGLLGCATPTDGTNAYLLPKSTLDKPIFKVKTRVELPDYLDTIGIAYRKSENELVSARKHVWAENLEGLLEERVNSSNATGAADKELTITFEQFNGSYTGNAEVKGTWVLSEQDAELARAEFDSKVPLKEAGYEALVEALGEGLDEALSDIQSQLP